CGATGAACCAGAACACGACCACCATGAGCAGTCCGAGCGACGTGGTACGGGCCGTCGACCACCAGGATCCGTCTCGCTCCTGGGGCGCCTCTCCTGCGGCGAGACGGCCCCGGTAGATGCCCGCGACGATGTGCATCATGAGCACGGGGACAACGGTGCCGATGAGTGCGGCGGGCGCCCATGGCAGGTCAGGGAGTATCGGGGAGAACCAGTGCGCGGCGGCGAGGGTGCCCCGGTAGACGAACGCGGCGGGAACCCCGCCGAGCAAGGCGAATAGACCGGCGAGCAGGTTCTCGGCGAAGCTCGGCAGCAGGACCGTCCCGCCGAGGGTGGCGACGCCCTCGGCCGATCCGAGACGGGCGTACACAGCTGGCTGAATCTGCGCGAGGGTCAGGACGAGTGAGGAGCCTACAAGCGCTGGGAGAAACTTGGCCATACCGGCTGAGCGCACCAGGCACACTCGGGCGACTTCCATGCCGAGCAGTGCTGCGAAGACGCGCGCGGCGTTGGTGGCCATGCCGGCGAGCGTCGATGCATAGGGGCTCCTGCCAAAGCCCCATTCGAGGCCGCCGAGTGCCAACAAGAGGATCTGCAGCAGAGCAGCGACCAGCGCAATGAGCAGGAGCCGGTGGTCGCGCTCCACGAGCGCGAGCCCCGCTCGCCGGGCCGCGAGAAACGCCACTAATCCCACGAGTAACCACAGGGCGGGGGTCACCACGTAGGCGAGCACCATGCCGTCGATGCGGCCGGGCAACACGAAGTGGATCAGAGCATAAATGCCCGCGACCGCCGCGGTGACAAGTGTCCATAGACGCGCGATAGACATCTAGATCTCCCGGTTGTTCAGCGCGTCGCACACATCCTTCATGAGCAGGTACTGCGAGCGCGTCGGGCCGGTACCGTGTTTCGATTCTATCGCGTTGATGATCTCGTGGAGCGTGGCATTGGCCGGATTTGGCAGGCCGAGGTAGTTGCCCGGGTCAACGCCGGTGACGTCATGGACCCCCGGCCCCATCAAGAGGCCGCCGCAGAGGTTCAATCTCGTGGCGAGGTAGTGGCCGAGGAAGCGCTCCTGAGCGCTCCCGCCAGCGGCTGCCCGCAGCGTGGCCTCCATACCGTCGATGGTGGTCGGCCCGAGCCAGCGAGAGTCCGCGTTGATGCGCAGGAGCC
The nucleotide sequence above comes from Clostridiales bacterium. Encoded proteins:
- a CDS encoding signal peptidase I; amino-acid sequence: MSIARLWTLVTAAVAGIYALIHFVLPGRIDGMVLAYVVTPALWLLVGLVAFLAARRAGLALVERDHRLLLIALVAALLQILLLALGGLEWGFGRSPYASTLAGMATNAARVFAALLGMEVARVCLVRSAGMAKFLPALVGSSLVLTLAQIQPAVYARLGSAEGVATLGGTVLLPSFAENLLAGLFALLGGVPAAFVYRGTLAAAHWFSPILPDLPWAPAALIGTVVPVLMMHIVAGIYRGRLAAGEAPQERDGSWWSTARTTSLGLLMVVVFWFIAGVFGPRPILIASGSMRPAIEVGDIVVLAPVDADTIEIGDIIAFDHTGTGIPQVHRVIEVRQEGGEIRFVTKGDANDRADREPVPPEVIEGEIRVVIPKIGWLAIGVRNVLASLPSL